The following are encoded together in the Proteiniphilum saccharofermentans genome:
- the pseC gene encoding UDP-4-amino-4,6-dideoxy-N-acetyl-beta-L-altrosamine transaminase, with translation MSKQPIPYGRQHITDEDITAVTEALQSDYLTQGPRIAEFEKVFAEYIGCRYAVAVSNGTAALHLCAMALGIKPGDKVITTPITFVASANCIRYCGGEVVFADIDPETYLLNINSVKALLESSPKGTYKGIIPVDFAGRAVNLEAYKELANEYGLWIIEDACHAPGGFFLDSNNHKQFCGNGNFADLSIFSFHPVKHIACGEGGMVTTNDEELFHKLTLLRTHGITKGDNVYPYINSIELASGGYKDETEYPGWYMEMQQLGYNYRITDFQAALGTSQLKRANKGLERRREIAHIYSEAFRDKPYILGQSGDIEGHAYHLYVLEVKDRLNLYLYLRKNHIFSQIHYIPAHLMPYYQEFGYKEGDFPHAENYYSHCISLPMFPTLTSEEQQYVIKTIDEFYSN, from the coding sequence ATGTCTAAACAACCTATACCTTACGGACGGCAACATATCACAGACGAGGATATTACCGCTGTAACCGAAGCCCTACAGTCCGACTATCTTACACAAGGGCCTAGAATAGCCGAGTTTGAAAAAGTATTTGCCGAATATATCGGTTGTAGATATGCCGTTGCGGTATCCAATGGAACAGCTGCATTGCACTTATGTGCCATGGCTTTGGGGATAAAACCTGGCGACAAAGTGATTACAACTCCTATTACATTTGTAGCATCTGCAAACTGTATACGCTATTGTGGTGGGGAGGTTGTTTTTGCAGACATTGACCCTGAAACTTACTTATTAAATATCAATTCTGTAAAAGCTTTATTAGAATCTTCGCCAAAAGGAACTTACAAAGGGATTATTCCGGTTGATTTTGCCGGTAGAGCTGTAAATCTGGAAGCATATAAGGAACTGGCGAACGAATATGGCCTTTGGATCATTGAAGATGCCTGTCACGCTCCTGGTGGATTTTTTCTTGACTCAAATAACCATAAGCAATTTTGCGGAAACGGAAATTTTGCAGATTTGTCTATTTTCTCTTTCCATCCGGTAAAACATATTGCCTGTGGAGAAGGAGGCATGGTAACAACAAACGACGAAGAGTTATTCCATAAATTAACATTGCTCCGTACACATGGAATCACAAAGGGTGATAATGTTTACCCATATATAAACTCTATTGAATTGGCCTCCGGAGGATATAAAGATGAAACCGAATATCCCGGATGGTACATGGAAATGCAGCAATTAGGATACAATTACCGGATAACCGATTTCCAAGCCGCCTTGGGTACCAGTCAATTAAAACGTGCGAATAAGGGATTGGAACGGAGACGTGAGATAGCCCATATCTACAGTGAGGCATTCAGGGACAAGCCTTATATTTTAGGTCAATCTGGTGATATAGAAGGACATGCCTATCATCTTTATGTGCTGGAAGTGAAGGATCGATTGAACCTATATCTGTATTTGCGTAAAAACCATATTTTTTCACAGATACACTATATACCCGCTCATCTGATGCCCTATTACCAAGAGTTCGGCTATAAAGAAGGAGATTTTCCTCACGCAGAAAATTATTATTCACATTGCATTAGCTTACCCATGTTCCCTACGCTGACTTCCGAAGAGCAACAATACGTAATAAAGACAATCGACGAATTTTACAGTAACTAA
- the pseF gene encoding pseudaminic acid cytidylyltransferase, with translation MKNLAIIPARGGSKRIPRKNIKDFLGKPIIAYSIETALQSGLFEEVMVSTDDEEIADIAKRYGASVPFMRSEKTANDTASLSDVIEEVKNIYASHKVEFEHICCILATSPLLTKELLQCGLNELIAKKADSVRPVVRFGYPVQRAFMMDAEGSVSMFYPECYRTRSQDLKPAFHDAGMFYWMRSDKGLKGNNRFGFEISEMECQDIDNETDWQMAELKFKLLKG, from the coding sequence GTGAAAAATTTAGCTATTATCCCGGCACGTGGAGGAAGCAAACGAATTCCCCGAAAAAACATTAAAGACTTTCTGGGAAAGCCAATTATTGCCTACTCTATTGAAACAGCATTACAATCCGGATTATTTGAGGAAGTAATGGTGTCGACAGATGACGAAGAGATAGCCGATATTGCAAAAAGATATGGAGCTTCTGTGCCTTTTATGCGAAGTGAAAAAACGGCAAATGATACTGCTTCTCTATCTGATGTGATTGAAGAGGTGAAAAACATCTATGCTTCGCATAAGGTAGAGTTTGAGCATATTTGCTGTATTCTGGCAACTTCGCCACTGCTGACAAAGGAACTTTTGCAGTGCGGGCTTAACGAATTAATAGCAAAAAAAGCCGATTCTGTACGTCCGGTTGTACGTTTTGGCTATCCCGTACAAAGGGCTTTTATGATGGATGCAGAAGGGTCTGTCAGTATGTTTTATCCGGAATGTTACCGGACACGTTCTCAGGACTTAAAACCGGCTTTTCACGATGCAGGTATGTTTTATTGGATGAGATCAGACAAAGGGTTGAAAGGAAACAATAGATTCGGTTTTGAGATATCGGAAATGGAATGTCAGGATATTGACAATGAAACAGATTGGCAAATGGCTGAATTGAAGTTTAAACTTCTGAAAGGATAA
- a CDS encoding SLBB domain-containing protein, translating to MHRETRITVLITLLFFLSCGLFAQMSDQQVIQELRKYENSGMSQQQILTELQRKGVTTAQLQRLRAQYEERQNVTDGGVESNYDPSEKSFRDMSEIPVITAQTVQAAPEDRVYGQDFFTAGNLTFAPNMNMPTPANYVLGPGDEVIIDVWGNSELNVRYTITPDGHITVPGLGRIMLNGLNVQQAEAKIRNEFSSIYSDLDSSAPGTFLAISVGNVRTIKVNVMGEVVTPGTYTLSSFASAFHALYVSGGPSKIGSLRNIRIFRAGRNVATVDLYEYLMKGDNTGDINLHDGDIVMVEPYSTLAQITGEVRRPMWYEMREDETLEDLIRFAGGFSGNAYRANVTLHRKGVNEMEAHTLNQPEYASFKMQDGDRIEVGDILDKYSNMVEITGAVERPGKYAVGDRIKTVRDLVEIALGPTGDAYLYRALLYREQDDLRQTMESFDLDALLNNRIADIPLRKNDRLHVPSIFSIEDSLTISVGGSVRAPGNYPFALNMRIEDALLRAGGLSEEASTARVDIYRRIKDPSSTTVPRTMSEVYTFTLEEGKIVSSDPTFVLQPFDQIVVRRSPGYEAQENVTIAGEILFGGRYAKRMRNERLSSLVERAGGLTEYAYVKGAKLQRRSTPEEIERSRKALMTQARIGSDSTFVDELDLSMQYVGIDLEKALKNPGGSDDIILREGDVLTIPQFNNTVKISGGVMYPNTVTYQKNLKLGGYVRQAGGYSRLAMKSKPFVIYANGKVATGRWARIEPGCEIVVPEKPDREPMSLQGILGISTSIASIALLISNLVK from the coding sequence ATGCATAGAGAGACCAGGATTACCGTATTGATTACGTTATTGTTTTTCCTGTCCTGCGGGCTGTTTGCCCAGATGAGCGACCAGCAGGTCATACAGGAGTTGCGAAAATACGAAAACTCAGGCATGTCGCAACAGCAGATACTCACAGAACTGCAAAGAAAGGGTGTCACCACCGCCCAACTGCAACGGCTCCGTGCGCAGTATGAAGAGAGGCAGAATGTTACCGACGGCGGCGTGGAATCTAACTACGACCCTTCGGAGAAAAGCTTCCGGGATATGTCCGAGATACCGGTCATCACGGCACAGACAGTACAGGCAGCACCCGAAGACCGGGTTTACGGTCAGGACTTTTTCACCGCTGGCAACCTCACTTTCGCGCCCAACATGAATATGCCCACCCCGGCCAACTACGTGCTGGGACCCGGTGATGAAGTGATTATCGATGTGTGGGGCAATTCCGAACTCAACGTGCGCTACACCATCACCCCCGACGGCCACATCACCGTACCGGGCCTGGGGCGCATCATGCTCAACGGCCTCAACGTACAACAGGCTGAAGCGAAAATACGCAACGAGTTCTCCTCTATTTATTCCGATCTCGACTCTTCCGCGCCCGGCACTTTCCTTGCCATCTCCGTAGGCAATGTGCGCACCATCAAGGTGAATGTGATGGGAGAAGTGGTTACTCCGGGCACCTATACCCTCTCCTCTTTCGCCTCAGCGTTCCATGCCCTCTATGTATCGGGCGGCCCCTCGAAAATAGGGAGCCTGCGCAATATCCGCATTTTCAGGGCCGGTAGAAACGTGGCAACTGTAGACCTTTATGAGTATCTGATGAAAGGAGATAACACCGGCGACATCAACCTGCATGACGGCGATATTGTGATGGTGGAACCGTATAGTACACTGGCACAAATCACAGGAGAGGTCAGGCGTCCCATGTGGTACGAAATGCGGGAAGATGAAACGCTTGAAGATCTTATCCGTTTTGCCGGCGGGTTTAGCGGCAACGCCTACCGCGCCAATGTGACGTTGCACCGGAAAGGCGTTAACGAGATGGAAGCCCATACCCTCAATCAACCCGAATACGCCTCCTTCAAAATGCAGGACGGTGACCGGATAGAGGTAGGTGACATCTTAGATAAATACTCCAATATGGTAGAGATTACAGGAGCTGTGGAGCGTCCCGGTAAATATGCCGTGGGAGACCGCATCAAAACCGTGCGCGACCTGGTAGAGATCGCCCTCGGGCCTACGGGCGACGCCTACCTTTACCGCGCGCTACTCTACCGTGAGCAGGACGACCTGCGGCAGACCATGGAGTCGTTCGACCTCGACGCCCTGCTCAACAACCGTATTGCCGACATCCCCTTGCGGAAGAACGACCGGCTCCATGTCCCCTCCATTTTTTCCATCGAGGACAGCCTCACCATATCTGTTGGCGGTTCTGTCCGTGCTCCGGGTAACTATCCCTTTGCCTTGAATATGCGTATAGAAGATGCTCTCCTGCGGGCGGGCGGGCTGAGCGAAGAAGCCTCAACGGCGCGGGTCGATATTTACCGGCGCATCAAGGATCCCTCCAGCACCACCGTCCCACGTACGATGAGCGAAGTATATACCTTCACCCTAGAGGAAGGGAAGATCGTCTCCAGCGATCCCACTTTCGTCTTGCAACCGTTCGACCAGATTGTGGTGCGTCGTTCTCCCGGCTACGAAGCCCAGGAAAATGTCACTATTGCCGGAGAAATACTCTTCGGTGGCCGCTATGCCAAGAGAATGCGGAATGAACGACTCTCCTCACTGGTGGAGAGAGCCGGTGGACTGACGGAATATGCATACGTTAAAGGGGCCAAACTACAGCGCAGATCCACTCCCGAAGAGATTGAGAGAAGTCGTAAGGCATTGATGACCCAAGCCCGGATAGGAAGTGATTCCACCTTTGTCGATGAGCTCGATCTCTCGATGCAGTATGTGGGGATCGACCTGGAAAAAGCGTTGAAAAATCCGGGAGGAAGTGATGATATCATCCTCCGTGAGGGTGATGTACTGACCATACCACAGTTCAACAATACCGTCAAAATCTCTGGCGGGGTGATGTATCCCAATACGGTCACCTACCAGAAAAATCTGAAGCTGGGCGGCTATGTTCGGCAGGCGGGCGGCTATTCGCGTCTCGCGATGAAGAGCAAACCATTCGTAATTTACGCCAATGGTAAGGTCGCCACCGGCCGCTGGGCAAGGATCGAGCCAGGCTGTGAGATCGTGGTTCCCGAGAAACCCGATAGGGAACCAATGTCTTTACAGGGAATCCTTGGAATCTCCACTTCCATCGCTTCCATCGCTCTGCTTATCAGTAACCTTGTTAAATAA
- a CDS encoding PglD-related sugar-binding protein: protein MKKLIIMGGYGNGTVVQSTVEDINAVKPEWEILGFLNDRETEPINGYPVLGKIDKETVDRYLPDKDVYFFYTLISVKMNHKFLHKLLDLQIPEERFATVIHPTAVISKFAKIGHGVCIQPFVSVGPNTVIGNHVQIYAQALVGHGAKLDNYSYVANNACIGADVHLKEGAYLGTNTSTLEFITLGKWSICGIGAVVLKDVPDFAKMVGNPARQIGSVE, encoded by the coding sequence ATGAAAAAACTTATCATTATGGGTGGCTATGGCAATGGCACTGTTGTACAATCAACCGTAGAAGACATCAATGCCGTAAAGCCGGAATGGGAAATTCTTGGTTTTTTAAATGACAGAGAGACCGAACCCATTAATGGATATCCGGTTTTGGGTAAAATAGACAAAGAAACGGTTGACCGTTACTTGCCTGATAAGGATGTCTATTTTTTCTATACGCTGATTTCCGTAAAAATGAACCATAAGTTTTTGCATAAACTCCTCGATTTGCAAATTCCGGAAGAGCGTTTTGCCACTGTTATACATCCAACGGCCGTAATTTCTAAATTTGCTAAAATAGGACATGGCGTATGTATTCAACCTTTTGTATCGGTAGGTCCCAATACTGTAATTGGAAATCATGTTCAAATTTATGCCCAAGCCTTAGTCGGACATGGAGCTAAACTCGATAATTACAGTTATGTTGCTAACAATGCCTGTATTGGAGCGGATGTTCATCTTAAGGAAGGGGCTTATTTAGGGACCAACACCTCCACATTGGAGTTTATCACATTGGGGAAATGGTCTATATGCGGTATTGGAGCAGTTGTGTTGAAAGATGTGCCAGACTTTGCGAAAATGGTTGGTAATCCTGCACGACAGATTGGAAGTGTGGAGTAA
- a CDS encoding HpcH/HpaI aldolase/citrate lyase family protein: MDSYFFVPGYKLGNIDKIKALGVDEIIIDLEDAVKASDRQMILSRLLSDDINYKEYYIRIPLYDYQGKIDAQLLLSLLENGFRKLVFPKISSLEDFEFIHSYFVNFSPAIILLVETPRLLLEAKDLLLKYKKFISGVAVGSHDFMNTVGGVHSLRNLEFFRLQILYLARMIHVKAIDIASMELQDTQSLEAEIKDGVYKGFDAKLYIHPKQLEVLKSIKLYSTDELAWAHGVEDAFKQTQGKADEFNPVVIDGVIIEKPHLRRAAKILNYYNENI, from the coding sequence ATGGACTCTTATTTTTTTGTCCCGGGATACAAGTTAGGCAATATTGATAAAATAAAAGCGTTAGGCGTTGATGAAATTATTATTGATTTGGAAGATGCCGTGAAGGCTTCCGACAGACAGATGATTTTATCACGTTTATTATCCGACGATATAAATTATAAAGAATACTATATACGGATACCTCTTTATGATTATCAAGGAAAGATAGATGCTCAACTATTGCTATCCCTTCTTGAGAACGGATTTCGTAAGTTGGTTTTTCCAAAAATATCCTCTTTGGAGGATTTTGAATTCATACACTCTTATTTTGTAAACTTTTCCCCTGCAATCATTCTGTTAGTTGAAACGCCTCGCTTACTCTTGGAGGCAAAAGACTTATTATTGAAATATAAAAAGTTTATTTCGGGCGTAGCTGTAGGAAGTCATGACTTTATGAATACGGTGGGCGGAGTGCATTCCTTGCGAAATTTAGAGTTTTTTCGATTGCAGATTTTATATTTAGCCCGAATGATCCATGTTAAGGCTATAGATATTGCTTCCATGGAATTACAAGATACTCAAAGTTTGGAGGCAGAAATAAAGGATGGCGTGTATAAAGGATTTGATGCGAAATTATATATACATCCTAAACAGCTTGAAGTACTCAAAAGCATAAAACTTTACAGCACCGATGAACTGGCTTGGGCACACGGAGTAGAGGATGCATTCAAACAAACACAAGGAAAAGCGGATGAGTTTAATCCGGTAGTTATTGATGGAGTAATAATAGAAAAGCCACACTTAAGGCGTGCAGCAAAAATTTTAAATTACTATAATGAAAACATCTAA
- a CDS encoding HpcH/HpaI aldolase/citrate lyase family protein, whose product MTDFLMRSLMFVPAHNEKFMRSAAKSDADILLFDIEDSVQPAENKQAARNKVVELLNEGIFEGRVIFPRINDRESGHLLKDVTQLAVRGVTGFMYPKAKRGEDIYFFDKLLETIEYEKEIPKGTFKIIPLIETASAVMNVQEICTSSPRVIAIAYGSEDFINDLQGVHDEEHQSLFTPRAMIAMAARANNIEPIDTVHVRVKDLEDLEVNLNISRKLGFGGMMALNPIELPLIHQYFSPSEEEVENAREMLRLDEEARKEGRGVAIMNGKFIGPPFVAKAKKILRKHEQIITKQA is encoded by the coding sequence ATGACTGATTTTCTAATGCGAAGTCTGATGTTTGTCCCTGCTCATAACGAGAAATTTATGCGCAGCGCAGCAAAATCGGATGCCGATATTCTTTTGTTTGATATAGAAGACAGCGTGCAACCTGCCGAGAACAAACAAGCAGCCCGAAATAAAGTGGTAGAGTTACTCAACGAAGGAATTTTTGAAGGAAGAGTAATATTTCCAAGAATAAATGACCGGGAAAGCGGGCATTTGCTAAAGGATGTTACACAATTAGCCGTGAGAGGAGTAACAGGCTTTATGTATCCCAAAGCAAAGCGCGGAGAAGATATTTACTTCTTTGATAAATTGTTGGAGACTATTGAATATGAAAAAGAAATACCAAAAGGTACTTTCAAAATTATACCTTTAATAGAAACGGCTTCTGCCGTGATGAATGTGCAGGAAATATGCACATCGTCTCCGAGAGTTATAGCCATAGCTTATGGTTCCGAAGATTTTATTAATGATTTACAAGGCGTTCATGACGAGGAGCATCAAAGTTTATTCACTCCACGTGCAATGATTGCCATGGCAGCTCGTGCAAACAATATTGAGCCGATTGATACAGTTCACGTAAGAGTAAAAGACTTGGAGGATTTAGAAGTTAATTTAAATATTTCCCGCAAATTGGGTTTTGGAGGCATGATGGCGCTTAATCCCATTGAATTGCCTCTTATTCATCAATATTTTTCTCCTTCGGAAGAAGAGGTTGAAAACGCGAGAGAGATGTTGCGACTTGATGAGGAAGCTCGAAAAGAAGGAAGAGGAGTGGCGATAATGAACGGTAAATTCATAGGGCCTCCGTTTGTGGCAAAAGCAAAGAAAATTTTAAGAAAACACGAACAAATAATTACTAAGCAGGCATGA
- a CDS encoding MaoC family dehydratase has product MKTSNLGNYFEDFEVGSVIEHALSKTIFESDNNFFSLLTMNHHPVHTNIDYAANQQHGQILVVGTLVFSLVVGMTVPDISGKAIANLEYESVKHLAPVFINDTIYARTKVLDKRESRSKSDRGIVYVETIGYNQRGEDVLSFRRKVLIQKSNQND; this is encoded by the coding sequence ATGAAAACATCTAATTTAGGAAATTATTTCGAAGATTTTGAAGTGGGTTCGGTGATAGAGCACGCTTTATCGAAAACCATTTTTGAAAGCGACAATAATTTTTTTAGTTTACTCACAATGAACCATCATCCTGTTCATACCAATATCGATTATGCAGCAAATCAGCAACACGGACAGATACTGGTTGTTGGAACATTGGTGTTTAGTCTTGTAGTGGGGATGACTGTGCCGGATATTAGCGGCAAAGCCATTGCTAATTTGGAGTATGAATCTGTAAAGCACTTGGCTCCCGTGTTCATAAACGATACCATATATGCCCGTACGAAGGTTCTTGATAAAAGAGAATCGCGCTCGAAAAGCGATAGAGGTATTGTGTATGTAGAAACCATCGGATATAATCAGCGTGGAGAAGATGTGCTGAGTTTTAGAAGAAAAGTATTAATCCAAAAAAGCAATCAAAATGACTGA
- the pseB gene encoding UDP-N-acetylglucosamine 4,6-dehydratase (inverting) — MLDLNGKGILITGGTGSLGKALTKTIFEKWPNIKRLVIYSRDEQKQFVMDQEYPHSQYPAIRFFVGDVRDKERLTRALNGIEYVIHAAAMKHVHIAEYNPTECVKTNIGGAQNVIDACLVTGVKSVVALSTDKACAPINLYGATKLASDKLFVAANNIKGSNPIKFSVVRYGNVMGSNGSVIPFFIKKKKEGVIPITEPHMTRFNIPIQGGVDMVLYALENAWGGEIFIPKIPSYHIMKLAEAIAPECEHRVIGIRPGEKIHEEMITPSDAFHTYDLGTYYTILPQKPVWKMEEYIAYFNAKKVPDGFSYNSGDNTEWETIDSLRSKIKEYVDPNFTV; from the coding sequence ATGCTAGATTTAAACGGTAAAGGTATCTTGATTACTGGAGGTACAGGGTCATTGGGTAAAGCATTGACCAAAACTATTTTTGAAAAATGGCCAAATATAAAAAGATTGGTAATATACTCCCGCGATGAACAAAAGCAGTTTGTCATGGACCAAGAGTATCCTCACTCGCAATATCCGGCTATTCGCTTTTTTGTCGGTGATGTACGTGATAAAGAGCGACTTACGAGAGCTTTAAACGGAATTGAGTATGTTATCCATGCTGCAGCTATGAAGCATGTACATATTGCAGAATACAATCCCACAGAATGCGTAAAAACGAATATTGGAGGGGCTCAAAATGTAATTGATGCTTGCTTAGTCACAGGGGTAAAGAGTGTTGTTGCTCTCTCAACAGATAAAGCTTGTGCTCCAATAAATCTTTACGGAGCAACAAAATTGGCATCAGATAAACTATTTGTAGCAGCCAATAATATAAAAGGTAGTAATCCAATAAAATTTTCGGTTGTAAGATATGGAAATGTGATGGGATCCAACGGTTCTGTAATCCCTTTTTTTATAAAAAAGAAAAAAGAAGGAGTAATCCCCATTACCGAACCGCACATGACTCGCTTCAACATCCCCATTCAAGGAGGAGTAGATATGGTTCTTTATGCATTGGAGAATGCCTGGGGAGGCGAAATTTTCATACCAAAGATACCCTCATATCATATAATGAAATTAGCTGAGGCGATAGCTCCAGAGTGTGAACATCGGGTGATTGGCATACGTCCGGGGGAAAAAATTCATGAAGAAATGATCACACCTTCAGATGCTTTCCACACCTATGATTTAGGTACTTATTATACTATTCTTCCACAAAAACCAGTTTGGAAAATGGAAGAGTACATTGCTTATTTTAACGCAAAAAAAGTACCTGACGGGTTTAGTTACAATTCAGGAGATAATACTGAGTGGGAAACAATAGACTCTCTCAGAAGCAAAATAAAAGAATACGTTGATCCTAATTTTACAGTTTAA
- the pseI gene encoding pseudaminic acid synthase encodes MNKIKEELFIVAELSANHNNDLALAIKTIEAIARSGADAVKVQTFTADSLTLDVDNEFFGPRKDGLWKGRRLFELYQQGALPFEWHETLQKTAVDNGLVFFSAPFATKDVDFLETINNPIYKIASPEITDIPLISYVASKQKPMIISTGMADEQDIQLALETCEKNGNKDVTLLKCTSEYPATPEMANLLTIPDMKKRFGVRVGLSDHTMGCTVPIAAVALGATVVEKHFILDRSLGGIDSAFSMEPNEFAEMVKAVREAHLALGSVTYELTEKNRLRRRSLFAAENIKAGEIFTEKNIRSVRPGHGLHPKYFSKLLNEVAKKDISKGTPL; translated from the coding sequence ATGAATAAGATAAAAGAGGAATTGTTTATTGTAGCCGAACTTTCAGCCAATCATAACAATGATTTGGCGTTAGCCATAAAAACAATAGAGGCGATTGCCCGTTCCGGAGCCGACGCGGTGAAAGTGCAAACCTTTACGGCGGATTCTTTGACGCTTGATGTGGACAATGAATTTTTCGGGCCTCGAAAGGATGGCCTGTGGAAAGGGCGAAGACTTTTTGAGTTATATCAGCAAGGAGCCTTGCCATTTGAATGGCACGAAACATTGCAAAAAACAGCTGTTGATAATGGGCTTGTTTTTTTTTCCGCTCCTTTTGCTACAAAAGATGTGGATTTTTTGGAAACAATCAATAATCCCATTTATAAAATCGCATCCCCAGAGATTACGGATATTCCGTTAATAAGTTATGTGGCTTCTAAACAAAAACCGATGATTATATCTACCGGCATGGCCGATGAACAAGACATTCAATTGGCACTTGAAACTTGTGAGAAAAATGGGAATAAAGACGTTACGTTATTGAAATGTACGTCGGAATATCCGGCAACGCCCGAAATGGCTAATTTGCTTACAATTCCCGATATGAAGAAGCGTTTTGGGGTGCGGGTCGGTTTATCCGATCACACCATGGGCTGCACCGTCCCTATTGCAGCAGTGGCATTGGGAGCAACGGTTGTGGAAAAGCATTTTATATTGGATAGAAGTTTAGGTGGTATTGACTCCGCGTTTTCAATGGAGCCAAACGAGTTTGCAGAAATGGTAAAAGCGGTAAGAGAAGCCCATTTGGCATTGGGTAGTGTTACTTACGAACTTACCGAAAAAAACCGACTAAGAAGGCGTTCGCTATTTGCAGCAGAGAATATTAAAGCAGGCGAGATTTTTACGGAAAAAAATATTCGTTCAGTAAGGCCGGGACATGGGTTGCATCCTAAATATTTTTCAAAACTCTTAAATGAAGTTGCCAAAAAAGACATAAGCAAGGGAACACCTCTATAA
- a CDS encoding Wzz/FepE/Etk N-terminal domain-containing protein encodes MTQDNYTEENQNRFPSPETTDEIDLTEILRKLWIKRKFILKTTGIFLLIGLFIALFSPVKYTAHCTVVPQSGKDGASSNLGGLAAMMGVNIGTGASGGETLSPNVYPQIVKSVPFTREIMQTPIKVERSEGKEITLYDFYTNKEYQPFNLIGSVKKYTIGLPFLLINAIRESGIQEEILPADNVSLPTLNKEEEEVYQTIQNSMQLNLNPKEGYITIDYTFPEAEAAARITDKVRKTLEQYVMAFKSEKMEDNLAFVQQSFDEAQEDFQQKQERLAIFQDANRGLTTASARATEQRLRSEYDIAFTVYNELAKQLEQAKLAVKESKPVLTVIEPVVVPVQKSAPRRIIILVVFIFLGFITGIGWIFTKPLFQNIVQSIKEEEEITVSPIHDNMIG; translated from the coding sequence ATGACACAAGATAACTATACAGAGGAAAACCAAAACAGGTTTCCGTCTCCCGAAACAACCGATGAAATCGACCTGACCGAGATTCTACGGAAGTTATGGATCAAGCGGAAATTTATCCTGAAGACCACCGGTATCTTTCTCCTGATAGGCCTCTTTATCGCCCTCTTCTCCCCTGTAAAATATACCGCCCACTGCACGGTGGTACCACAGAGCGGTAAAGACGGGGCAAGCAGTAACCTAGGCGGACTTGCCGCCATGATGGGTGTCAATATCGGTACCGGGGCCAGCGGAGGGGAGACCCTCTCTCCTAACGTTTATCCGCAGATCGTAAAGAGTGTGCCTTTTACCCGGGAGATCATGCAAACCCCCATCAAGGTAGAACGATCTGAAGGCAAAGAAATCACACTGTACGACTTCTATACGAATAAAGAATACCAGCCGTTCAATCTTATAGGAAGCGTCAAAAAATATACCATCGGGTTGCCTTTCCTGCTTATAAACGCTATCCGGGAAAGTGGTATACAGGAAGAGATACTTCCCGCCGACAATGTATCTCTGCCCACCCTCAATAAAGAGGAAGAGGAAGTGTATCAGACTATCCAAAATTCGATGCAATTGAACCTGAACCCCAAAGAGGGGTATATCACTATCGATTATACTTTTCCCGAAGCCGAAGCGGCAGCGCGGATCACAGATAAGGTGCGCAAAACATTGGAACAATACGTGATGGCATTCAAGTCGGAGAAGATGGAAGACAACCTCGCGTTCGTGCAACAAAGTTTTGATGAAGCGCAAGAGGATTTTCAACAAAAGCAGGAGCGCCTCGCCATCTTCCAGGACGCCAACCGCGGATTGACCACCGCTTCGGCGCGCGCCACCGAACAGCGGCTCCGCAGCGAATACGATATCGCCTTTACTGTGTACAATGAACTAGCCAAACAGTTAGAACAAGCCAAACTGGCGGTAAAGGAATCCAAACCGGTACTCACGGTTATTGAACCCGTGGTGGTACCAGTACAAAAAAGCGCACCACGTCGCATCATAATACTGGTCGTTTTTATCTTCTTGGGGTTTATAACAGGAATTGGATGGATATTTACGAAGCCTCTCTTTCAGAATATAGTACAAAGTATAAAAGAAGAAGAAGAAATAACCGTATCCCCCATACACGATAACATGATAGGATAG